In Oncorhynchus kisutch isolate 150728-3 linkage group LG5, Okis_V2, whole genome shotgun sequence, a genomic segment contains:
- the sdc4 gene encoding syndecan-4, with protein MHKVFLVLFLFASVYSESVRETETWMPMKTTQAASHDELVASGDAPNGSDFGFPDEEHDTLDNEDETDDEDFSGSGDGVTTITIKNDNTMTKPDMNDNKIPDLDMPLRSKPTPNEIELVQKNNEVSVRGAPNPEEYPSNVLMAHAGEESIFRKTEVLAALIAGGAVGLLFAVFLVLLLVYRMKKKDEGSYDLGKKPIYKKAPTTEIYA; from the exons ATGCACAAAGTGTTCCTCGTGTTGTTTTTATTTGCCTCCGTCTACTCTGAGTCG GTGCGGGAGACTGAGACATGGATGCCCATGAAGACGACCCAAGCCGCGTCACACGACGAGCTTGTTGCGTCTGGTGACGCCCCCAACGGCTCCGACTTTGGCTTCCCCGATGAGGAGCACGACACACTTGACAATGAGGATGAAACGGATGATGAAGACTTCTCTGGCTCTGGAGATGGAG TAACTACTATTACAATCAAAAATGACAATACCATGACAAAG CCTGACATGAACGACAACAAGATTCCAGACCTGGACATGCCCCTGAGGTCCAAACCCACACCGAATGAGATTGAACTGGTCCAGAAGAACAATGAAGTGTCAGTGCGGGGTGCTCCCAACCCCGAGGAGTACCCATCAAACGTACTGATGGCCCATGCGGGGGAGGAGAGCATCTTCAGAAAAACAGAGGTCCTAGCAG CTCTGATTGCTGGTGGAGCAGTGGGTCTGCTCTTTGCCGTCTTCCTCGTCCTTCTGCTCGTCTATCGCATGAAGAAGAAGGACGAAGGCAGCTACGACCTGGGAAAGAAGCCCATTTACAAAAAGGCTCCGACAACTGAGATCTACGCCTAA